One Salmo trutta chromosome 19, fSalTru1.1, whole genome shotgun sequence genomic window carries:
- the LOC115154871 gene encoding high mobility group protein B3-like, whose translation MAKGDARKPKGKMSAYAYFVQTCREEHKKKNPDIPVNFSEFSKKCSGRWKTMSPKEKSKFEDQAKQDKARYDLEIMSYGPPGKRGKKAKKDPSAPKRPPSGFFVFCAEQRPKIKAQHPSFGIGDVAKKLGEMWNNLTDSNKQPYLAKANKLKEKYKKDVADYKGVKGKPGGAGASKSKKAEDDEDDDEEDDEEDEDD comes from the exons ATGGCCAAGGGTGACGCTCGTAAGCCAAAGGGCAAGATGTCTGCCTATGCCTACTTTGTTCAAACCTGCCGAGAAGAACACAAAAAGAAAAATCCAGACATCCCAGTGAACTTTTCAGAGTTTTCCAAGAAGTGCTCTGGAAGATGGAAG acCATGTCTCCAAAGGAGAAGTCAAAGTTTGAGGACCAGGCGAAGCAGGACAAAGCTCGCTATGATTTGGAAATTATGAGCTATGGTCCTCCTGGGAAGAGGGGCAAGAAGGCGAAGAAGGATCCTAGTGCTCCAAAGAGACCTCC ATCAGGGTTCTTTGTTTTCTGTGCTGAGCAGCGCCCCAAGATCAAAGCCCAACACCCAAGCTTTGGCATTGGGGATGTGGCCAAGAAGCTTGGAGAGATGTGGAACAATTTGACAGACTCCAATAAGCAGCCATATCTTGCCAAAGCCAACAAACTCAAGGAAAAATACAAAAAG GATGTGGCAGATTACAAAGGAGTAAAAGGAAAACCGGGCGGGGCAGGAGCCTCTAAATCGAAGAAGGCTGAAGACGACGAAGACGATGATGAGGAAGATGACGAGGAAGATGAGGATGACTAA
- the LOC115153772 gene encoding mitochondrial ornithine transporter 1-like, giving the protein MGVEEECASHPMTDAIINLTAGAAGGVACVLSGQPFDTVKVKMQTFPSLYRGFLDCSLKTYRHNGFRGLYQGSVPALLANVAENAVLFACYGTCQQLTRRVFGLEKGSHLSDLQNALSGSLASVFSSLVLCPTELVKCRMQAVHEMSMVGKTSLASHISTWSVVRDILKTDGPQGLFQGMTSTWLREVPGYFLFFGGYEICRSLFTKPGQSKDELDAVPLLISGGVGGAAFWLAVYPIDSVKSRIQVLSMSGKQAGFIRTLLCIMRTEGVPALYCGLTPTVLRAFPSNGALFLAYEWTRRTLINRTSTA; this is encoded by the exons ATGGGCGTGGAGGAGGAATGTGCATCACATCCCATGACCGACGCAATCATAAACCTCACTGCTGGAGCAGCAG GGGGTGTTGCGTGTGTGCTGAGCGGTCAGCCCTTCGACACGGTCAAGGTGAAGATGCAGACGTTCCCCAGCCTCTACCGTGGCTTCCTGGACTGTTCCTTGAAGACATACCGCCACAACGGGTTTCGGGGGCTCTACCAGGGAAGTGTGCCTGCTCTACTGGCCAACGTGGCAGAGAACGCTGTGCTCTTCGCCTGCTACGGGACCTGCCAGCAGCTCACCAGGAGAGTCTTTGGGCTGGAGAAAGGGTCTCACCTCAG TGACCTGCAGAATGCCCTGTCTGGGTCCCTGGCATCTGTCTTCTCCTCGCTGGTTTTGTGTCCCACAGAGCTGGTGAAGTGTCGCATGCAGGCCGTGCATGAGATGAGCATGGTGGGAAAGACCTCCCTTGCGTCACACAT TTCCACCTGGTCGGTGGTGAGGGACATATTGAAGACAGATGGTCCTCAAGGCCTCTTCCAGGGAATGACCAGCACCTGGCTCAGAGAGGTGCCTGGATACTTCCTCTTCTTTGGGGGCTATGAGATCTGCAGATCCCTCTTTACAAAGCCTGGCCAGTCCAAGGATGAGTTGG ATGCTGTCCCGCTGTTAATCAGTGGAGGAGTTGGTGGGGCCGCCTTTTGGTTGGCAGTGTACCCCATTGATTCAGTCAAATCCAGAATCCAGGTTCTATCGATGTCAGGCAAGCAGGCTGGGTTTATCAGAACTCTGCTCTGTATCATGAGGACAGAAG GGGTTCCTGCTCTGTATTGTGGTCTAACCCCTACCGTCCTGCGGGCCTTCCCCTCCAACGGAGCTCTATTCCTGGCTTATGAGTGGACCAGAAGAACCCTCATCAACCGCACGTCTACAGCCTGA